One Streptosporangium sp. NBC_01495 DNA window includes the following coding sequences:
- a CDS encoding pyridoxamine 5'-phosphate oxidase family protein, whose translation MRETPEELKELQALLEASLSRSTSHLRSIVTENTLTAEHVTRILTGMCTLALSTVTAKGEPRISGVDGHFLHGRWLFGTARGAAKARHLAVRPAVSAAHMRGEDLGVFTHGTVEILNPQHGEPAADWPYLLAYLKDFYGDDFFDWDNDVVYYRLRPHWMTAYAPGVDKLTEVSRP comes from the coding sequence ATGCGCGAAACACCCGAGGAGCTCAAGGAGCTTCAGGCTCTCCTGGAAGCCTCCCTTTCCCGCTCCACCTCGCACCTCCGTTCGATCGTCACCGAGAACACCCTGACAGCGGAGCACGTCACCCGGATCCTGACCGGCATGTGCACCCTGGCCCTGTCCACGGTGACGGCGAAGGGCGAGCCGCGGATCAGCGGTGTGGACGGGCACTTCCTGCACGGCAGGTGGCTCTTCGGCACGGCGCGCGGCGCCGCCAAGGCCCGCCATCTCGCCGTCCGCCCCGCCGTCAGCGCCGCGCACATGCGCGGGGAGGATCTGGGCGTGTTCACGCACGGCACGGTGGAGATCCTCAACCCCCAGCACGGCGAGCCGGCCGCGGACTGGCCGTACCTGCTCGCCTACCTCAAGGACTTCTACGGTGACGACTTCTTCGACTGGGACAACGATGTGGTCTACTACCGGCTGCGTCCGCACTGGATGACCGCCTACGCCCCCGGCGTCGACAAGCTCACCGAGGTGTCTCGGCCCTGA
- a CDS encoding alpha/beta fold hydrolase: MMNEYALPQPRFDVLVQGDGPALLLAHGAGGGIHGNFGLVLDDLSRDHTVIGPHYPGVGATPVATEPLQLDELADQLVTSAIAQGHGSFAVLGESLGSAVAVRIARRHPQRVTALVLTAGFPIADPVLALAAQLVKTLARAGEWSAVARLACLSCLSPARLAEISQADLDTMVAQTQEGMPPGTVDHFDLVSRVDVREDLARVTVPTLVVVPTGDRLVLPDSSHRLAAGIPEAKLVELPGAAHVLEEPDRATWLRLVREFLATIVPRSA; the protein is encoded by the coding sequence ATGATGAACGAATACGCGCTTCCTCAGCCTCGCTTCGACGTTCTGGTACAGGGCGACGGCCCCGCGCTCCTGCTCGCCCACGGTGCCGGCGGTGGGATTCACGGCAACTTCGGCCTGGTCCTCGACGATCTCTCACGTGACCACACCGTCATCGGCCCGCATTACCCGGGCGTCGGCGCCACACCCGTCGCCACGGAACCGCTGCAGCTCGATGAGCTGGCCGACCAGTTGGTGACGTCCGCCATCGCGCAGGGACACGGCTCCTTCGCCGTCCTGGGTGAGTCGCTGGGCAGTGCCGTGGCGGTCCGGATCGCCAGACGGCATCCCCAGCGGGTCACAGCACTCGTGCTCACCGCGGGGTTCCCCATCGCGGACCCGGTCCTGGCGCTGGCCGCCCAGCTCGTCAAGACGCTGGCCCGTGCGGGTGAGTGGAGCGCCGTGGCTCGGCTGGCTTGCTTGTCGTGCCTGTCGCCGGCGCGTCTGGCGGAGATTTCCCAGGCCGACCTTGACACCATGGTGGCGCAGACCCAGGAGGGGATGCCACCGGGAACGGTGGATCACTTCGATCTGGTGTCGCGGGTGGATGTGCGCGAGGACCTCGCGCGAGTGACCGTACCCACCCTGGTCGTGGTGCCGACCGGTGACCGTCTGGTCCTGCCCGACAGTTCCCACCGCCTGGCCGCTGGTATCCCTGAAGCCAAGCTCGTCGAGCTTCCCGGCGCCGCGCACGTTCTGGAGGAACCCGACCGCGCGACCTGGCTGCGGCTTGTTCGCGAGTTCCTCGCGACGATCGTCCCGCGCTCGGCGTGA
- a CDS encoding MerR family transcriptional regulator, with protein MRMKEMVRRTGVHERLLRYYEQQGLLTPERLPSGYRVYSDSDVETVRRIRCLLTAGLTTTLIGRVLPCIRAEEERLVPACPDLVAQLQQERQRITMAIQELQTSRNMLDVVITAAPHQTERQPDTPLTG; from the coding sequence ATGCGCATGAAGGAGATGGTCCGGCGCACCGGAGTCCACGAGCGGCTGCTGCGCTACTACGAGCAGCAAGGACTACTCACCCCCGAAAGACTGCCAAGTGGCTATCGGGTCTACAGCGACTCCGACGTGGAAACGGTGCGCCGCATCCGCTGCCTCCTGACCGCTGGACTCACCACTACCCTGATCGGCCGGGTCCTGCCCTGCATCCGTGCGGAGGAGGAGCGGCTCGTCCCCGCCTGCCCCGACCTGGTCGCCCAGCTGCAGCAGGAACGGCAACGCATCACCATGGCCATCCAAGAGCTGCAGACGTCGCGCAACATGCTGGACGTCGTCATCACCGCCGCACCACACCAGACGGAGAGGCAACCGGACACTCCCCTTACTGGTTGA
- a CDS encoding serine hydrolase domain-containing protein has protein sequence MSITLSDQDKSTLRTAAYGAVSLMAAADAIGKPHKTAMNGSVALASATGPIGHVLAAKSKDIDLKSRSAAELADQVLPALTVAMSLLEKQDPVEADNFRGIVLIAIDAATQLRQGAPNPALAEMARKITAALDAAGVTTADSGAAPAAAAGKDRPELQKAIEEIVDSGFVGVTMRVNDERGEWVGSAGAAELGGTAKPPINGHVRIGSNTKTFTATLVLQLVAEGKIGLDTPAGAYLPEFGLDERITVRMLLQHTSGVFNFSGEVNADGTIAPGIPIPYSTTGKEWMDNRFKTYLPQELVELALSKPPRFEPGTGWSYSNTNYVLARLLIEKVTGHSLAEEMRRLILGPLGLSGTMVPDGPEIPGPHAHAYYRYENAGEHKTIDITRQNPSWISSGGDMISTTQDLHTFISALLGGKLLPAPLLAEMCAPHPTGIPNMAYGLGVFVLTTDGGGTLISHNGAAVGHAALMYSTPDGSKTLTAALNCVDDADLSIAAAFQNAQQRLLNEVFGGGQADPAQPTN, from the coding sequence ATGTCCATCACCCTTTCCGACCAGGACAAGAGCACCCTGCGGACCGCCGCGTACGGCGCCGTGTCGCTGATGGCCGCCGCGGACGCCATTGGCAAGCCCCACAAGACCGCCATGAACGGTTCCGTCGCCCTGGCGTCGGCGACCGGCCCGATCGGGCACGTGCTCGCCGCGAAGTCGAAGGACATCGACCTGAAGAGCAGGTCCGCCGCCGAACTCGCCGACCAGGTGCTTCCGGCCCTGACCGTGGCCATGAGCCTGCTGGAGAAGCAGGATCCGGTCGAGGCCGACAACTTCCGCGGCATCGTCCTCATCGCCATCGACGCAGCCACCCAGCTCCGCCAGGGGGCACCCAACCCCGCCCTGGCCGAGATGGCCCGCAAAATCACCGCCGCCCTCGACGCCGCCGGGGTGACCACTGCGGACAGCGGGGCTGCGCCGGCGGCTGCTGCCGGGAAGGATCGCCCGGAGCTGCAGAAGGCCATCGAGGAGATCGTCGATTCCGGTTTCGTCGGGGTGACGATGCGCGTGAACGATGAGCGGGGCGAGTGGGTCGGCAGCGCCGGGGCGGCCGAACTGGGCGGGACCGCCAAGCCGCCGATCAACGGACACGTCCGGATCGGCAGCAACACCAAGACCTTCACCGCGACCCTGGTGCTGCAACTGGTAGCCGAGGGCAAGATCGGGCTGGACACCCCGGCGGGGGCCTATCTGCCGGAGTTCGGGCTGGACGAGCGGATCACGGTGCGGATGCTGCTGCAGCACACCAGCGGGGTGTTCAACTTCAGCGGCGAGGTCAACGCCGACGGGACGATCGCGCCGGGCATCCCCATCCCCTACAGCACCACCGGCAAAGAGTGGATGGACAACCGGTTCAAGACCTACCTGCCGCAGGAGCTGGTGGAGCTGGCGTTGTCCAAGCCGCCGCGGTTCGAGCCGGGAACGGGCTGGAGCTATTCCAACACCAACTACGTGCTGGCCAGGCTGCTGATCGAGAAGGTCACCGGCCACTCGCTCGCCGAGGAGATGCGGCGGCTGATCCTGGGGCCGCTCGGGCTGTCGGGCACCATGGTGCCCGACGGTCCGGAGATCCCCGGCCCGCACGCCCACGCCTACTACCGCTACGAGAACGCCGGCGAGCACAAGACGATCGACATCACCCGCCAGAACCCCTCCTGGATCTCCAGCGGCGGCGACATGATCTCGACCACCCAGGACCTGCACACGTTCATCTCCGCGCTGCTGGGCGGCAAGCTCCTGCCGGCCCCGCTACTGGCCGAGATGTGCGCCCCGCACCCGACGGGCATCCCGAACATGGCCTACGGCCTGGGAGTGTTCGTGCTGACCACGGACGGCGGCGGCACCCTCATCTCCCACAACGGCGCCGCCGTGGGCCACGCGGCGCTGATGTACAGCACACCCGACGGCAGCAAGACCCTGACCGCCGCGCTGAACTGCGTGGACGACGCCGACCTGTCCATCGCAGCAGCATTCCAGAACGCCCAGCAAAGGCTCCTCAACGAGGTGTTCGGCGGCGGGCAGGCCGATCCGGCTCAGCCGACGAACTGA
- a CDS encoding MerR family transcriptional regulator yields MNGVTIGQAAAFVGVTVKTVRHYHKLGLVKEPERDSSGYRRYGSADLLRLVQARTLATAGVPLAEIGPLLDADAALFAAALADVERQLTERIEELIARRDTLHRLADGDRALLGDRAVALLERMPGLGFPADEVAATREGWVLAKALVPEGFDDYLTHFEHALQDTRLVALGKRVAEAAAWEPDDPRIAELATAAADHYLANPALLKTVTGLQARTEAATRYTLIAQHGEEQTPAAARLAALFETKLRAAGIHIPRRGPAHIRSKPTFSGS; encoded by the coding sequence ATGAACGGAGTCACGATCGGGCAGGCGGCGGCATTCGTGGGCGTCACCGTGAAGACGGTGCGGCACTACCACAAGCTTGGCCTGGTGAAGGAGCCGGAACGCGACAGCTCCGGCTACCGGCGGTACGGATCGGCCGATCTGTTGCGGCTGGTGCAGGCCCGGACGCTGGCCACCGCCGGGGTGCCGCTGGCCGAGATCGGACCCCTGCTCGACGCCGATGCCGCGCTGTTCGCCGCCGCGCTCGCCGACGTCGAGCGGCAACTCACCGAACGGATCGAGGAGTTGATCGCGCGGCGTGACACGCTGCACCGGCTCGCCGATGGTGACCGAGCTCTGCTGGGCGACCGCGCTGTGGCACTGCTGGAGCGGATGCCCGGCCTCGGATTCCCCGCGGACGAGGTGGCGGCCACCAGGGAGGGCTGGGTGCTGGCCAAGGCCCTGGTCCCAGAAGGCTTCGACGACTACCTCACCCATTTCGAGCACGCCCTGCAAGACACCCGGCTCGTCGCCTTGGGCAAGCGCGTAGCCGAAGCCGCGGCCTGGGAACCGGACGACCCCCGCATCGCCGAGCTCGCCACCGCCGCGGCCGACCACTACCTCGCCAACCCCGCACTGCTGAAGACCGTGACCGGCCTGCAAGCCCGCACCGAGGCCGCGACCCGGTACACGCTGATCGCCCAACACGGCGAAGAGCAGACGCCGGCCGCGGCGCGGCTGGCCGCGCTTTTCGAGACCAAGCTCCGCGCCGCCGGCATCCACATCCCCAGACGGGGTCCAGCCCACATAAGGTCAAAACCCACATTCAGTGGATCATGA
- a CDS encoding helix-turn-helix transcriptional regulator, which translates to MGAGKLHGRKTEEDTIAELLAGARTGTSSSLVLRGEPGIGKTALLDHAAATADDMRLVRATGVEFEAELPFSGLQLLLRPALGSLPALPGPQREALEAAFGLGPAAGSEPMLVGLAVLSLLAEHANETGLLCLVDDAQWLDRASRDALLFAARRLHAEGVVMIFAARDGEGSFPTPGLPESRLSGLTPEAAAALLDQHSLAPAVRYRLLTEAGGNPLALLELPVALAAEGGSAFSPGALPLTSRLQLAFHGQVSRMSEACQNLLLVAAADETGELTVILRAAAALGAAVEDLSPAEQAGLVLRGDADGTTIRFRHPLIRAAVYQRAPLGQRLAAHRALAAALGSPEHADRRAWHLAAAAAGTDEEAAAALERTAARARERGGHEAAAAAYERAARLSVEPGARAHREALAAEAALEAGDLERARTLGGRAARRLNGAPAVNARIAHVRALADFWQGSYSAAHRLLLDGAGLIRDTDPGQAAVLLTQAVHTSWYLGEQQLAATLERLIALPLDDADPLAPVRPYLAHLDRNRSDRPPPLGDTLAAVRRRGRTPDQVLMILCGAALALGQDADAYELATSLAAGHRARGGAGRLPTVLFFVVEGEVFTGRHLDALATATEALSLARDTGQQQWVSQFSSVLAYLAAAKGEETACRHNAEKGLAGATAGTISPGAPWAHWSLGLLDLGLGRAEAALARFERLTREPMRHHICATRSTPDLVESAVRVGAQERAAEPLARFERWAASVRQPWADALVMRCRGLLTADDQAETFYTAALELHDQDGRALEYARTALLYGEWLRRARRKAEARGPLNEALEIFDRLGMRPWAERTRGELTATGAQDQGLRPAEGAAAGLTPQELQIARLAAQGLSNRDIAAQLFLSHRTVGYHLYKAYPKLGVASRSELKDFADQLGL; encoded by the coding sequence ATGGGCGCGGGGAAACTGCACGGGCGAAAGACCGAAGAGGACACGATCGCCGAACTCCTGGCAGGAGCCCGGACGGGCACCAGCTCGTCACTGGTACTGCGCGGCGAGCCGGGCATCGGCAAGACAGCGTTACTCGACCACGCCGCCGCGACGGCCGACGACATGCGGCTGGTACGCGCTACAGGGGTCGAGTTCGAGGCGGAATTGCCGTTCTCAGGGCTGCAGTTATTGCTGCGCCCGGCCCTCGGATCCCTCCCCGCGCTGCCCGGCCCACAGCGCGAGGCGCTGGAGGCGGCGTTCGGACTCGGGCCGGCGGCCGGCTCAGAGCCGATGCTGGTGGGACTGGCGGTGCTCTCCCTACTGGCGGAACACGCGAACGAGACGGGGCTACTCTGCCTCGTCGACGACGCGCAGTGGCTCGACCGGGCGTCGCGGGACGCGCTTCTGTTCGCCGCCCGGCGCCTGCACGCCGAGGGCGTGGTCATGATCTTCGCAGCCAGGGACGGCGAGGGATCCTTCCCCACCCCAGGCCTTCCGGAGTCACGCCTGTCCGGGCTGACCCCTGAGGCGGCCGCGGCCCTGCTCGACCAGCATTCACTCGCGCCCGCCGTACGCTACCGCCTGCTCACCGAGGCAGGCGGCAACCCGCTGGCCCTGCTGGAGCTACCGGTCGCCCTGGCCGCCGAAGGCGGCAGCGCGTTCTCGCCAGGAGCGCTCCCCCTCACCAGCCGCCTGCAACTGGCCTTCCACGGCCAGGTAAGCCGGATGTCCGAGGCCTGCCAGAATCTGCTCCTGGTGGCGGCGGCCGACGAGACCGGCGAGCTCACCGTGATCCTGCGTGCCGCCGCCGCACTGGGAGCGGCCGTCGAGGACCTGTCCCCCGCCGAGCAGGCCGGCCTGGTGCTCCGCGGCGACGCCGACGGCACCACGATCCGCTTCCGCCATCCGCTGATCCGCGCCGCCGTCTACCAGCGAGCGCCGCTCGGGCAACGCCTCGCCGCCCACCGCGCACTCGCCGCCGCCCTCGGCTCGCCCGAGCACGCAGACCGCCGGGCCTGGCATCTGGCCGCCGCCGCCGCCGGCACCGACGAGGAGGCCGCCGCCGCACTGGAACGCACCGCCGCCCGCGCCCGCGAACGCGGCGGCCACGAGGCAGCCGCCGCGGCGTACGAACGAGCCGCCCGCCTGAGCGTCGAGCCCGGCGCCAGGGCTCACCGCGAAGCCCTGGCGGCGGAAGCGGCACTGGAGGCCGGCGATCTGGAGCGAGCCAGAACCCTCGGCGGCCGCGCGGCCCGGCGATTGAACGGGGCCCCAGCGGTAAATGCGCGGATCGCGCACGTACGCGCGCTCGCGGACTTCTGGCAGGGCTCCTACTCCGCCGCCCACCGGTTGCTGCTCGACGGCGCCGGGCTCATCCGCGACACCGATCCAGGCCAGGCCGCCGTACTGCTGACCCAGGCCGTGCACACCTCCTGGTACCTGGGGGAACAGCAGCTCGCAGCAACGCTGGAACGACTGATCGCGCTGCCGCTGGACGACGCGGATCCACTCGCGCCGGTGAGGCCCTACCTCGCCCACCTCGACCGCAACCGGTCCGATAGGCCGCCGCCGCTGGGCGACACCCTCGCGGCGGTGCGGCGGCGAGGCCGTACCCCCGACCAGGTGTTGATGATCCTCTGCGGCGCGGCACTCGCGCTGGGCCAGGACGCCGACGCCTACGAGCTGGCAACCTCGCTCGCCGCCGGGCACCGCGCCAGGGGCGGCGCCGGACGGCTGCCGACGGTGCTGTTCTTCGTGGTCGAGGGCGAGGTGTTCACCGGACGACACCTGGACGCACTCGCCACGGCGACCGAGGCGCTGAGCCTCGCCCGCGACACCGGACAGCAGCAGTGGGTCAGCCAGTTCAGCAGCGTGCTCGCCTACCTCGCCGCAGCCAAGGGAGAGGAGACCGCCTGCCGGCACAACGCCGAGAAGGGGCTGGCGGGGGCCACCGCCGGAACCATCTCCCCCGGTGCGCCGTGGGCGCACTGGTCGCTCGGCCTGCTGGACCTCGGCCTCGGCCGCGCCGAGGCGGCACTCGCCCGCTTCGAGCGCCTGACCCGCGAGCCGATGCGCCATCACATCTGCGCCACCCGCTCCACTCCCGACCTGGTGGAGTCGGCCGTACGAGTAGGGGCGCAGGAACGCGCCGCCGAGCCTCTGGCGCGCTTCGAGCGGTGGGCCGCGTCGGTCAGGCAGCCGTGGGCCGACGCGCTCGTGATGCGCTGCCGTGGGCTGCTCACCGCCGATGACCAAGCCGAAACGTTCTACACCGCGGCCCTCGAACTGCACGACCAGGACGGCCGCGCGCTGGAATACGCCAGGACCGCGCTGCTCTACGGCGAATGGCTGCGCAGGGCTCGGCGGAAGGCCGAGGCGCGCGGGCCGCTCAACGAAGCCCTGGAGATCTTCGACCGGCTCGGCATGCGGCCGTGGGCCGAACGCACCCGCGGCGAACTCACCGCGACCGGCGCCCAGGACCAAGGCCTCAGACCCGCCGAAGGCGCGGCGGCCGGCCTTACTCCGCAGGAACTACAGATCGCCAGGCTCGCCGCGCAGGGCCTGTCCAACCGCGACATCGCGGCACAGCTCTTCCTCAGCCACCGGACGGTCGGCTACCACCTCTACAAGGCCTATCCCAAGCTCGGCGTCGCATCCCGGAGCGAGCTCAAGGATTTCGCCGATCAACTGGGGCTGTGA
- a CDS encoding cupin domain-containing protein, producing MNVDEVTPIELGPGVHVRMLPGMPGIRTWVIDLAPGVEWPDLDVHDTYGEAYFVVSGELSEGNHTHGPGTYVAFGPKTSHRPRTETGVRAFGFNYDVTD from the coding sequence GTGAACGTCGATGAAGTCACGCCGATCGAGCTGGGCCCCGGCGTCCACGTACGGATGCTCCCAGGCATGCCGGGAATCAGGACGTGGGTGATCGACCTCGCTCCGGGCGTCGAATGGCCCGACCTCGACGTCCACGACACCTACGGCGAGGCGTACTTCGTCGTAAGCGGCGAGCTCAGCGAGGGCAACCACACCCACGGACCGGGCACCTACGTCGCCTTCGGCCCCAAGACGAGCCACCGGCCCCGTACAGAGACCGGTGTGCGCGCCTTCGGCTTCAATTACGACGTCACCGACTGA
- a CDS encoding DUF1330 domain-containing protein, with translation MTAYVIAHLQDAAPHSEIAEYIERLPGTFEPYGGRYLVHATQHEVKEGSWPGSVVMIGFPGIAEARAWWESPAYREIAPLRSRHIEGDIILVGGVPEGYDPAATVKAMREALSAE, from the coding sequence ATGACCGCCTATGTCATCGCTCACCTGCAGGACGCCGCTCCGCACTCGGAGATCGCCGAGTACATCGAGCGTCTGCCCGGGACCTTCGAGCCGTACGGCGGCCGCTACCTCGTGCACGCCACGCAACACGAGGTGAAGGAGGGCAGCTGGCCCGGGAGCGTCGTGATGATCGGTTTTCCTGGGATCGCCGAGGCGCGGGCCTGGTGGGAGTCACCCGCGTACCGGGAGATCGCACCGCTGCGCTCGCGGCACATCGAGGGCGACATCATTCTGGTAGGAGGCGTCCCTGAGGGCTATGACCCGGCTGCCACCGTAAAGGCGATGCGAGAGGCGCTGTCTGCCGAGTAG
- a CDS encoding nuclear transport factor 2 family protein: MSDMNELVQRYLTAWNETDAAARQAVLAEVFAEDAVYTDPLVSVKGRDGLDATIAAVQGQFGGLVFSLGDAVDAHHDIARFTWHLGPEGAEPIVVGFDVVVIGDDGRISQVLGFLDKVPAGV, translated from the coding sequence ATGAGCGACATGAACGAGCTGGTCCAGCGCTACCTCACCGCGTGGAACGAGACCGACGCCGCCGCGCGGCAGGCCGTGCTGGCGGAGGTCTTCGCCGAGGACGCGGTGTACACCGACCCGCTGGTCTCCGTCAAGGGCAGGGATGGGCTCGACGCCACCATCGCGGCTGTCCAGGGGCAGTTCGGCGGGCTGGTTTTCAGCCTCGGCGACGCGGTGGACGCCCACCACGACATCGCGCGGTTCACCTGGCACCTGGGACCTGAGGGCGCCGAGCCGATCGTCGTCGGCTTCGACGTCGTGGTGATCGGTGACGACGGGCGGATCAGCCAGGTGCTCGGCTTCCTCGACAAGGTGCCGGCCGGAGTCTGA
- a CDS encoding Tn3 family transposase, giving the protein MFIGAGIGLAQAWGGGLVASVDGMRFVVPVPSIYARPNPKYFGRRAGATWLNLLNDQAAGLGGKVVAGTPLDSLYVLYDRDGGRRPEMIVTDTASYSDIVFGLLTLAGYTYASQLADLPDAKMWRIDTTADYGPFEVAARGRIDLARIERHWEDILRIIGSIHTGAVRAYDVIRMLSRDGRPTPRYVPRASTCARRTSPGCHRSCAATSTCSAATPSPSPTCPKACALCVIRMLLVENEAVSALTVWLRD; this is encoded by the coding sequence TTGTTCATCGGCGCCGGCATCGGCCTGGCCCAAGCCTGGGGTGGAGGGCTGGTCGCCTCGGTCGACGGGATGCGCTTCGTCGTCCCGGTCCCCTCCATCTACGCCCGGCCCAACCCCAAGTACTTCGGCCGCCGCGCCGGCGCCACCTGGCTCAACCTCCTCAACGACCAGGCCGCCGGGCTCGGCGGCAAAGTCGTGGCCGGCACTCCCCTCGACTCGCTGTACGTACTGTACGACCGCGACGGCGGCCGCCGCCCCGAGATGATCGTCACCGACACCGCCAGCTACTCCGACATCGTCTTCGGCCTGCTCACCCTCGCCGGCTACACCTATGCTTCCCAGCTCGCCGACCTGCCTGATGCCAAGATGTGGCGCATCGACACCACCGCCGACTACGGCCCCTTCGAGGTCGCCGCCCGCGGCCGGATCGACCTGGCCCGCATCGAGCGGCACTGGGAGGACATCTTGCGCATCATCGGCTCCATCCACACCGGCGCGGTGCGCGCCTACGACGTCATCCGGATGCTCTCACGCGACGGGCGGCCCACCCCGCGCTACGTGCCGAGGGCTTCGACGTGCGCGAGGCGGACGTCGCCCGGCTGTCACCGTTCGTGCGCCGCCACATCAACATGCTCGGCCGCTACTCCTTCTCCCTCCCCGACCTGCCCGAAGGCCTGCGCCCTCTGCGTGATCCGGATGCTTCTGGTGGAGAATGAGGCTGTCTCGGCGCTAACCGTTTGGCTGCGGGACTGA
- a CDS encoding phosphotransferase-like protein, translating to MAIDVTPDTVDLAHAHIPDTAVGGTTILLNGTSSSGKTSIARELLNVLDGTWFHMPVDAFHAMRSKREIADKDLQAEIDRTIKGFHRAVAGMAATGNNLVVDYPLSRRWRLLDLLDVLVPENTVLVGVRCPLAELERREVERGDRQRGLAALQYHEVHSHELHDLDVDTSVHSPRECALQIRDGLPGLPRPTAFETLRRTMRKPA from the coding sequence ATGGCGATCGACGTGACTCCTGACACGGTGGATCTGGCTCACGCGCATATCCCCGATACCGCGGTCGGCGGCACGACCATCCTGCTCAACGGCACGTCCAGCTCGGGCAAGACCAGCATCGCCAGGGAACTTCTCAACGTCCTGGACGGGACCTGGTTCCACATGCCGGTGGACGCCTTTCACGCGATGCGTTCCAAGCGCGAGATAGCCGACAAGGATCTCCAGGCCGAGATCGATCGCACCATCAAGGGCTTCCACCGTGCTGTCGCCGGCATGGCCGCGACCGGGAACAACCTGGTCGTCGACTACCCGCTCAGCCGGCGCTGGCGGCTGCTGGATCTCCTTGATGTGCTCGTACCCGAGAACACCGTTCTGGTTGGGGTGCGCTGCCCGCTGGCTGAACTGGAACGCCGCGAGGTCGAACGCGGCGACCGGCAGCGCGGGTTGGCGGCCCTGCAGTATCACGAGGTGCACTCCCACGAACTGCATGACCTCGATGTCGACACGAGTGTCCACAGCCCGCGGGAATGCGCCCTCCAGATCCGCGATGGGCTGCCGGGCCTGCCACGCCCCACTGCCTTTGAGACGCTCCGGCGGACGATGCGGAAGCCGGCCTGA
- a CDS encoding TetR/AcrR family transcriptional regulator C-terminal domain-containing protein, with the protein MSTSEPPRSRGRRTRTRLLERAVVLFTERDFGSVSVAEIAATADAHPNQITYYFGSKDALFVHAAFLMLLRDAERLEPIGHRQRTPKAFREALARTALALPAVPIAVQAMSITRHRPELQPLAQQNLGLLFRQAQRYLTAVLECHDWVIDRPADTEARTFWSAVLGARLISESGFDGRSSDIDLAGVLTVRARSMHE; encoded by the coding sequence GTGTCCACGAGCGAACCACCCCGCAGCCGCGGCCGACGCACCCGTACGCGACTCCTGGAGCGGGCCGTGGTGCTCTTCACCGAGCGTGACTTCGGCTCTGTGAGCGTGGCCGAGATCGCGGCCACGGCCGACGCCCATCCGAACCAGATCACCTACTACTTCGGATCCAAGGACGCGTTGTTCGTTCACGCGGCGTTCCTGATGCTGCTTCGCGACGCCGAGCGGCTGGAACCGATCGGCCACCGGCAGCGCACGCCCAAGGCGTTCCGCGAGGCACTGGCGCGCACGGCGCTGGCACTACCGGCGGTGCCGATCGCCGTCCAGGCAATGTCGATCACGCGTCACCGGCCCGAACTGCAGCCGTTGGCGCAGCAGAACCTCGGCCTGCTGTTCCGTCAGGCCCAGCGATACCTCACCGCGGTCCTCGAATGCCACGACTGGGTCATCGACCGGCCCGCCGACACCGAGGCGCGAACCTTCTGGAGCGCCGTCCTGGGAGCGCGACTGATCTCAGAGTCCGGTTTCGACGGCCGCTCCAGCGACATCGACCTCGCCGGGGTGCTCACGGTCCGTGCACGGTCGATGCATGAATGA